In Humulus lupulus chromosome 7, drHumLupu1.1, whole genome shotgun sequence, the following are encoded in one genomic region:
- the LOC133792200 gene encoding uncharacterized protein LOC133792200 — translation MPNYVKFLKDILTNNRMLGELEPVDLTEGCSAILKDKIPPKLKDPASFIIPISIGGKIEDVLVQVYKFIFLTEFIILDYEEDREVPVILGRPFLATGRTLIDVEKGDLTIRAQEEQLTFKVFIPICSPNEVEACLAIRASNSKMIEKMHEKHSKGVRKNVPLEEIEKRGEP, via the exons atgcccaactatgtgaagttcTTGAAGGATATTTTGACAAATAATAGGATGCTTGGTGAATTAGAACCGGTAGATTTGACTGAAGGTTGTAGTGCTATTTTGAAGGATAAAATTCCTCCTAAGTTGAAGGATCCGGCTAGTTTCATAATTCCAATTTCTATTGGG GGAAAGATTGAAGACGTCCTAGTACAAGTTTACAAGTTCATTTTTTTGACAGAATTTATTATTCTTGACTATGAGGAAGATAGGGAGGTTCCAGTAATTTTGGGGAGACCATTCCTTGCCACCGGGAGGACTTTGATAGATGTTGAAAAAGGAGATCTCACCATTCGAGCTCAAGAAGAACAACTAACATTCAAGGTTTTTATTCCTATATGCTCTCCTAATGAAGTTGAAGCTTGTTTAGCTATACGTGCTTCCAACTCCAAGATGATTGAAAAGATGCATGAAAAGCATAGCAAGGGAGTGAGGAAAAATGTCCCTTTGGAAGAAATTGAGAAACGTGGTGAGCCATGA